A single region of the Calditrichota bacterium genome encodes:
- a CDS encoding response regulator produces MSTFKYNVLIIDDHPFTIKILTKILIKQDYNVFSFTNPIEVLDFLDKNETEIDLIISDLMMEQMTGMELLSKVKQNYFTSQIPFIFLSAANNDNIRKEAFEKGAIDFFDKPVNTNLFISKIQSILLNIAISQLVGNILLTGNKGTLLPPDVLKYCEMERLNGFVYFSNWTLETVFKFTNGIIDYSSNDEKLYADYELLLSWNKYTFIVSRSKFNLKAVREYFKQIQSSTNTFLLNTKNRKFDKFFEKFPDLVEIFVHKGVWNAVRNSTDFSYIFILESLNTLNSTVHKEAGKNVLFTKINLDNLNILLLINYENNDLAFLFKSEKDYQRLLNIWKASQK; encoded by the coding sequence ATGTCAACATTTAAATACAATGTCCTAATTATTGACGATCATCCCTTTACAATTAAAATTCTGACAAAAATCTTAATCAAACAAGATTATAATGTTTTTTCTTTTACAAATCCAATAGAGGTTTTGGATTTTTTAGATAAGAATGAAACCGAGATTGACCTGATTATTTCTGATTTGATGATGGAACAAATGACAGGGATGGAGCTTTTATCAAAAGTAAAACAGAACTATTTTACGTCACAAATACCTTTTATATTTTTGTCTGCAGCGAACAATGATAATATTAGGAAAGAAGCGTTTGAAAAAGGTGCTATAGATTTTTTTGATAAACCTGTTAATACAAACTTATTCATTTCGAAAATCCAATCCATTCTGCTTAACATTGCAATAAGTCAACTCGTGGGAAATATATTATTAACAGGAAATAAAGGAACCTTATTACCGCCGGATGTTTTGAAGTATTGTGAAATGGAAAGGCTAAATGGATTTGTTTATTTTAGCAATTGGACTTTAGAAACAGTCTTTAAGTTTACAAATGGGATTATCGATTACTCTTCGAATGATGAAAAACTTTATGCTGATTATGAACTTTTATTATCCTGGAATAAATATACATTTATTGTTTCCCGTTCAAAATTCAATTTAAAAGCAGTAAGAGAATATTTTAAACAAATCCAATCATCAACAAATACTTTCCTGCTAAATACCAAGAATAGGAAATTTGATAAATTTTTTGAAAAATTCCCTGACCTTGTAGAAATATTTGTGCACAAAGGTGTTTGGAATGCTGTTCGCAATAGTACTGATTTCAGTTATATATTTATTTTAGAATCGTTAAACACTTTAAATTCTACCGTACATAAAGAAGCGGGTAAAAATGTTTTATTTACAAAAATCAATCTCGACAATTTGAATATTCTCCTTCTAATTAACTATGAAAACAATGACCTGGCGTTTTTATTTAAAAGTGAAAAAGACTATCAAAGACTATTGAATATTTGGAAAGCTTCACAAAAATGA
- a CDS encoding helix-turn-helix domain-containing protein, which translates to MITYSTEEAAKILGVNVSTIKRWSASGKLNCIKTAGGHRKFEMQHLTEFVEKHRQANATISTIPIENEEDLQLSEWILKKKYDVLYKFTLKQALNNNRQRVLQILKGLYLAKIGLHEIYDGIVTPVLHEIGDLWEAKQISIIEEHFASQTMKDSIIRLQSLIARPEIRKGVAMCMNLQNEMHDIPLKLVDHILEYRGYKVLYSGQITPQIYLQNIIEDFGPKRIYISGTYVKEIDQTQKELDLICDIAEKNSVDVFVGGQAFNLLNYEKPAVIDRLYTFQDVYEK; encoded by the coding sequence ATGATAACTTACAGTACAGAAGAGGCCGCTAAAATTTTAGGGGTAAATGTTTCGACAATAAAAAGATGGTCCGCCTCAGGCAAACTAAATTGCATTAAAACTGCCGGTGGACACCGGAAATTTGAAATGCAGCACTTAACTGAATTTGTTGAAAAACACCGCCAGGCGAATGCTACAATCAGTACGATCCCAATTGAGAATGAAGAAGATTTGCAATTAAGCGAATGGATACTAAAAAAGAAATATGATGTACTTTATAAATTTACTTTAAAACAGGCCTTAAACAATAACCGACAGCGTGTTCTGCAAATTCTAAAAGGCCTATATCTTGCAAAAATCGGGTTACATGAAATCTATGATGGAATTGTTACACCGGTCCTTCATGAGATCGGTGATTTGTGGGAAGCCAAACAGATATCAATTATTGAAGAGCACTTCGCTTCCCAAACAATGAAAGATTCAATAATCCGGTTACAGAGCCTAATTGCCCGTCCGGAAATAAGGAAGGGTGTTGCCATGTGCATGAACCTTCAAAATGAAATGCACGATATTCCATTAAAATTGGTAGATCATATTTTGGAATACCGTGGGTACAAAGTTTTATACAGTGGCCAAATTACACCACAGATTTATCTTCAAAACATTATCGAAGATTTTGGTCCCAAACGAATCTATATATCCGGTACTTATGTAAAAGAAATAGATCAAACCCAAAAAGAGTTAGATCTAATCTGTGATATTGCGGAAAAGAACAGCGTTGATGTTTTTGTGGGTGGGCAGGCTTTTAACTTGTTGAATTATGAAAAACCTGCTGTAATCGATCGATTATATACTTTCCAGGATGTTTACGAAAAGTGA
- a CDS encoding phytoene/squalene synthase family protein yields the protein MKFWKLPDLMASFEHARLQTAYYSKSFYISAKMLPTEKRWATYALYGFCRYADNLIDNPRNRTHQELLNEVRALETEINSAYNSGESEHPILKSFIFVAKRYGIPKEYPMDLLKGVVMDIDKKRYQTFEELYLFCYRVAGVVGLMMTHVLGYKSEKAFYYAEKLGTAMQLTNILRDIQEDKNIGRIYLPIEELNKFGLSEHDIINENMPKKMHDLMKFQIKRASQYYEDGNKGISLLSRDAQFAIFSSSKIYNGILLKIEAQNYNPFLGRVYVSQVKKFGILFQEIIKTKMIYPITRMGLNYKISATTLLSDRGIR from the coding sequence ATGAAATTTTGGAAATTACCAGATCTTATGGCATCGTTTGAACATGCACGTTTGCAAACAGCCTACTACTCAAAAAGCTTTTATATTTCTGCAAAGATGTTGCCAACGGAAAAAAGATGGGCCACATATGCCTTATATGGATTCTGCCGATACGCTGATAATTTAATTGATAATCCGCGTAATCGAACACATCAGGAACTACTTAATGAAGTAAGGGCGCTGGAAACTGAAATAAACTCTGCTTATAACAGCGGTGAATCAGAACACCCTATATTAAAATCATTTATTTTCGTTGCAAAACGCTATGGTATTCCAAAAGAATATCCAATGGACCTGCTGAAAGGTGTTGTAATGGATATCGATAAAAAACGATATCAGACCTTTGAAGAACTCTATCTTTTTTGTTACAGGGTTGCTGGCGTTGTTGGTTTAATGATGACGCATGTGCTGGGCTATAAATCTGAAAAAGCATTTTATTACGCAGAAAAACTGGGGACGGCAATGCAGTTAACAAATATTCTTCGTGATATACAAGAGGATAAAAACATTGGACGGATTTATTTACCAATTGAAGAACTCAATAAATTCGGATTATCAGAACATGATATAATCAATGAAAATATGCCAAAAAAAATGCATGACCTGATGAAATTCCAGATAAAGCGTGCATCTCAATATTATGAAGATGGCAACAAAGGAATATCCTTACTTTCACGTGATGCGCAGTTTGCAATATTTTCTTCCAGTAAAATCTACAATGGTATCCTGTTAAAAATTGAAGCACAAAATTATAATCCATTTCTGGGTCGTGTTTATGTTTCTCAAGTAAAGAAATTTGGGATTCTTTTTCAGGAAATAATTAAAACAAAAATGATATACCCAATCACGCGAATGGGACTTAATTATAAAATATCAGCTACCACTTTGTTATCAGATAGGGGGATTCGATAA
- a CDS encoding beta-carotene hydroxylase translates to MNTIILIASFSFMEFLAWFAHKYVMHTFGWSLHRDHHFKEPDQTFELNDLYFLIFAAPGISFLFFGYHNGSYDPLFWVGAGISLYGMAYVFVHDIFIHQRLKILTRTQNTYLLAMRKAHKIHHKHLQKEHGECFGFLWVPPKYLKEAHLKKRS, encoded by the coding sequence ATAAACACAATTATTTTAATTGCCAGTTTTTCTTTTATGGAATTTTTGGCCTGGTTTGCACATAAATATGTAATGCACACTTTTGGCTGGAGCCTTCATAGAGATCACCATTTCAAAGAGCCAGATCAGACTTTTGAATTAAACGATCTATATTTCCTGATATTTGCAGCTCCTGGTATTTCCTTTTTGTTTTTTGGTTACCACAATGGAAGTTATGATCCGCTCTTTTGGGTTGGGGCAGGAATATCTTTATATGGAATGGCCTATGTTTTTGTCCATGATATTTTCATTCACCAACGCCTTAAAATTTTAACCAGGACACAAAATACTTATTTACTGGCCATGCGTAAAGCGCATAAAATTCATCATAAACATTTACAAAAAGAACATGGGGAGTGTTTTGGTTTTTTGTGGGTGCCTCCAAAGTATTTAAAAGAAGCACATTTAAAAAAGAGGTCTTAA
- the crtI gene encoding phytoene desaturase, which produces MKTKKIVVIGAGFGGLASAIRLQARGHHVTILEKREKVGGKAYQLKKAGYTFDMGPSLITEPKIIEDVFKSAGKKMEDYLDLTLLDPYYRIFFHDNSYIDYSSDSEFMKEQMRKFNPKDAENYDSFMDLSKQLHKAVITDELGSEPFSKISTMLSFLPQAIKLNALSSAYGVVKKFFKDFRHQFLFSFHPLFIGGNPFKAPALYLMIPYMEKEGGVWYAKGGMYSVVEAFVKVFEELGGTIETNSAADSIQVENGRAVGVRSSKRVFPADMVVSNADFKHTYDDLIESKHRKKWSPQKLEKLDYSMSAFILYLGVKKKYSKLKHHTLVLSERYKGLIDDIFVNNVLPDDQSMYLHMPSITDPTMAPEGCESMYVLIPVSNMDAGIEWDEVKENYSKQILNFLEHDFKLEGLQDSIEVMEIFTPKDFAKTQNAYKGSAWGVEPTLLQSAYFRPHNQSEDIENMFLVGASTHPGAGVPGVLLTAEATEKAIINYLKETKIKTKSA; this is translated from the coding sequence ATGAAAACAAAAAAAATTGTCGTTATAGGTGCCGGATTTGGAGGTCTCGCTTCTGCAATAAGGCTCCAGGCCAGAGGTCATCATGTTACAATTTTAGAAAAAAGAGAAAAAGTAGGTGGAAAAGCCTATCAGTTAAAAAAGGCGGGATATACATTTGATATGGGGCCATCTTTGATTACCGAACCCAAAATAATTGAGGATGTTTTTAAATCTGCTGGGAAAAAGATGGAAGACTATTTGGATTTAACTCTATTAGATCCATACTATCGCATTTTTTTTCATGACAATAGTTATATCGATTATTCTTCAGACAGTGAATTCATGAAAGAGCAAATGCGTAAATTCAATCCCAAAGACGCAGAAAATTATGATTCTTTTATGGACTTATCCAAACAGTTACATAAAGCCGTAATTACGGATGAATTGGGAAGCGAGCCTTTTTCTAAGATATCAACCATGCTCTCTTTTCTACCACAGGCCATAAAACTTAATGCTCTAAGTTCAGCATATGGGGTTGTCAAAAAGTTTTTTAAAGATTTTAGGCATCAATTTTTGTTTTCTTTTCATCCTCTATTTATTGGAGGCAACCCATTTAAAGCACCTGCTCTATATTTAATGATTCCATATATGGAAAAAGAAGGCGGTGTTTGGTATGCAAAAGGTGGAATGTACAGCGTAGTAGAAGCCTTTGTAAAAGTTTTTGAAGAGCTTGGTGGTACGATAGAAACAAATAGCGCAGCAGATTCTATCCAGGTAGAAAACGGACGGGCTGTAGGAGTGCGTAGTTCAAAGCGTGTCTTCCCAGCAGATATGGTTGTTTCAAATGCCGACTTCAAACATACATATGATGATTTGATCGAATCCAAACACCGTAAAAAATGGTCTCCTCAAAAATTAGAAAAATTAGATTACTCGATGAGCGCCTTTATTCTTTATTTAGGTGTTAAGAAGAAATACAGCAAGCTTAAACACCACACCTTGGTTTTATCTGAGCGTTATAAAGGCCTAATTGATGACATCTTTGTAAATAACGTCTTGCCCGATGACCAATCTATGTATTTACATATGCCATCAATAACAGACCCAACCATGGCGCCAGAAGGTTGCGAAAGCATGTATGTCCTGATCCCTGTTTCCAATATGGACGCAGGAATTGAATGGGACGAGGTAAAAGAGAATTATTCCAAGCAAATTTTAAATTTTCTTGAGCATGATTTTAAACTGGAAGGTTTACAAGATTCAATCGAAGTAATGGAAATATTTACACCTAAGGATTTTGCGAAAACACAAAATGCCTACAAAGGAAGTGCCTGGGGAGTAGAACCCACATTGTTGCAATCAGCATATTTCAGACCGCATAACCAATCAGAAGATATTGAGAATATGTTTTTAGTTGGGGCAAGTACACATCCGGGAGCAGGAGTTCCTGGAGTTTTATTAACTGCCGAGGCTACCGAAAAAGCCATCATAAATTATTTGAAAGAAACAAAAATAAAAACAAAATCAGCTTAG
- a CDS encoding DUF2062 domain-containing protein encodes MKIKEFYNNKIRPKIKKGFDEIRHPGNHPRTTALSIAIGIFIGIAIPMGFQVWAMAILLLAIRYNLIIASFVSLISNPLTILPIYFAVISFGEFVLQISFPWELFYSFLDEPGFEKIVEFGTEGMFIFFTGSLLIATILSIPAYFLSFKTLTNYHNKNKTAVE; translated from the coding sequence ATGAAAATAAAAGAATTTTATAACAACAAGATAAGACCAAAAATAAAAAAAGGGTTTGATGAAATTCGCCACCCCGGCAATCATCCCAGGACAACTGCTCTTTCAATCGCCATTGGTATTTTTATAGGGATTGCAATCCCCATGGGTTTTCAGGTTTGGGCAATGGCTATCTTACTACTGGCTATCCGCTATAACTTAATAATTGCTAGCTTTGTGTCACTTATTTCAAATCCATTAACTATTTTGCCTATTTACTTCGCAGTTATTTCATTTGGGGAATTTGTTTTACAGATATCATTTCCCTGGGAGCTGTTTTACAGTTTTCTTGATGAACCCGGGTTTGAAAAAATTGTTGAGTTTGGGACGGAAGGGATGTTCATCTTTTTTACCGGTTCACTTTTGATAGCAACCATTTTATCTATTCCGGCTTATTTTCTTTCTTTTAAAACACTAACAAATTACCACAACAAAAATAAAACGGCAGTGGAGTAA
- a CDS encoding pyridoxal-phosphate dependent enzyme produces MSVNLTNIKQAARRIAKKIHKTPVLTCKAINEIAGANLFFKCENFQKTGSFKIRGATNAVFSLSDEEAKNGVITHSSGNHGAALAQAAAWRGIKCYVVTPHLSPQIKKDALFSYGAEVTFSDAMLSSRIAETEKIIKKTNAKLIHPYDNDVIITGAATSALELIEEKGEFDFIFAPVGGGGGISGSALAAKYLLPNVNVIGGEPELANDAFLSYTTGKLHPQLPPKTIADGLRTALSQRTFEYIQDFVDEIVVVSDQEIIEAMQLVWQRMKIIIEPSSATPLAAVLKIKEKLAGKKIGIIISGGNVDLKEILSLF; encoded by the coding sequence ATGAGCGTAAACCTTACAAATATCAAACAAGCGGCAAGACGGATTGCCAAAAAAATTCATAAAACACCTGTATTAACCTGTAAAGCAATAAACGAAATTGCGGGAGCCAATCTTTTTTTTAAATGTGAAAATTTTCAAAAAACCGGTTCCTTTAAAATTCGAGGTGCAACAAATGCTGTTTTTTCGCTGAGTGATGAAGAGGCAAAAAATGGTGTCATTACACACTCATCCGGAAACCATGGCGCTGCATTAGCACAAGCCGCCGCATGGCGAGGAATTAAATGCTATGTTGTAACTCCTCATCTTTCACCACAAATAAAAAAAGATGCCTTATTTTCTTATGGGGCAGAAGTTACATTTAGTGACGCTATGTTAAGTTCGCGTATCGCCGAAACAGAAAAGATTATTAAGAAAACCAATGCCAAACTTATCCACCCTTATGATAATGATGTTATCATTACAGGAGCAGCCACATCTGCTTTAGAGTTAATTGAAGAGAAGGGAGAATTTGATTTTATATTTGCGCCTGTTGGCGGAGGTGGTGGGATTAGCGGCAGTGCTTTGGCAGCAAAATATTTATTGCCAAATGTAAATGTTATTGGTGGCGAACCGGAGCTTGCTAATGATGCTTTTTTATCTTACACCACAGGTAAACTTCATCCTCAATTACCCCCAAAGACAATTGCGGATGGTTTGCGTACAGCGTTAAGCCAGAGAACATTTGAGTATATCCAGGATTTTGTTGATGAAATTGTGGTTGTATCTGATCAGGAAATAATCGAAGCCATGCAGTTGGTTTGGCAAAGAATGAAAATAATAATTGAACCTTCCAGTGCGACGCCTTTGGCAGCCGTGTTAAAAATAAAAGAAAAACTGGCAGGCAAAAAAATTGGAATTATTATTAGCGGTGGAAATGTGGATTTAAAGGAAATATTATCGTTGTTTTAA